The sequence ATTAGGTGGGAACCTTGCCGAATGCGCCGGCGGCCCTAGGGCCGTAAAATATGGAGTTACACGTGACTATGTCCTTGGTCTGAAAGCGGTTCTTCCAACTGGTGAAATCATAAAGACAGGTGTTCAGACGGCAAAAGGAGTTGTAGGTTATGATCTTACAAAACTTATTGTCGGATCAGAAGGCACTCTTGCCGTAATTACGGAAATGACTCTGAAACTTCTGCCTTTGCCAAAACATAAAAAAACAATGACTGCTGTTTTTCCTAAAATGCACGATGCCGCATCTGCTGTTTCAGAGATTATCAGGCGGGGCCTTGTGCCGAGTGCTGTTGAATATCTGGACAATGCCGCCATAAGATGCGCAGAAGGATATCTCAAGTCAGGTCTGCCTGTTGATGCCGGAGCACTCCTTATTATAGAGAGTGACGGAAGGACAGATTCGGAAGCAGGTACAGCCATTTTCGAACTTGAAACTGCATGCAGGGATTGCGGCGCTTCTGAAACTAAGATTGCAAAAACAAAGGAGGAAACTGAAAATATCTGGAAAGCAAGGAAAGCTTTGTCTCCGGCTGTTTATCAGATTGCCCCTGACAAGATTAATGAAGACATTGTTGTACCTCGATCAAAAATACCATTGATGACAGAATTTCTTGAAAAATTAAGCAAAGACTCTGGCCTTGCGATAGTTGCATTCGGCCATGCCGGAGACGGCAATATCCACGTTAATGTGATGCTGGACAAAAAGGATAAGATTGCCCTTGGTAAGGCACATAAGGCTGTTGATGATATTTTTGACTATACACTCAAGCTTGGAGGCACAATCTCTGGCGAGCACGGCATCGGAATAACAAAGTTGGATTACATGACTAAAGAAATAGGTCCTGTTGAAATAAAGCTCATGAGGGATATCAAAAAGGCCTTTGATCCTGCCGGGATACTAAATCCAGGAAAGATATTTTAAACATCTGGGGATCGAAGTATCAAGTGGAAAAGCAGCTTGATCAAAGCCTCGTATGGTAATTTGCCATTAAAACAAGTGCGATGCGTCGGTCGAATAGGAGGTTCTTTGTCCGTAATATGAAGGCAGATTTTTGTCGGCAGGTCGTTTTTTTTGAAAAAAAGCTTCGCAAAAAACCTGTGGTTTTTATTAAGACAGGATTCCTATAGCAGACGATATTTACGGTCTCAATCAGTAGATAAAATTTATGATTCCTGGAAGCAGAATAGCCGTAAAAAGTCCGTTTAGTCCCATTGCAAGTCCAGCGAAAGCTCCTGCAATCTGGCTTGCCTGAATCGCATGGGCAGTTCCTACCCCGTGTGCAGCAACCCCAAATGCAAGTCCGCGAGCCATTTCATCCTTTATTCTTAGCTTGTTCAAAATTATATCTCCCATGACAGCGCCAGTTATGCCAGTCAGAACAACAACAACTGCTGTGAGTGACGGCAGGCCTTTTATCTGTTCTGAAACTGCCATGGCTATTGGGGTTGTTATGGATTTAGGGGCAAGGGACAGAACTACTGTTTTATCACCTCCTAAATTACGGGCAATTGTAACAGCGCTAAGGATTCCTGTTAATGATCCTATGGCAAGGCTGAGTGTAATTGGAAAAAAAGCCTTTTTAATGATCCCTATCTGCTTGTACAATGG is a genomic window of Desulforegula conservatrix Mb1Pa containing:
- a CDS encoding FAD-binding oxidoreductase, with the protein product MNLSKNIIKEIQKISGVENIKISEADRYCYSYDATGRIFMPDAVVFPGSAGEISSILKLATKYRFNVIPRGSGSGTTGGSVAVQGGVVLVLTRLNNIMNIDTDNLVAVAETGVITADFHRAVESRGLFYPPDPSSSAFSTLGGNLAECAGGPRAVKYGVTRDYVLGLKAVLPTGEIIKTGVQTAKGVVGYDLTKLIVGSEGTLAVITEMTLKLLPLPKHKKTMTAVFPKMHDAASAVSEIIRRGLVPSAVEYLDNAAIRCAEGYLKSGLPVDAGALLIIESDGRTDSEAGTAIFELETACRDCGASETKIAKTKEETENIWKARKALSPAVYQIAPDKINEDIVVPRSKIPLMTEFLEKLSKDSGLAIVAFGHAGDGNIHVNVMLDKKDKIALGKAHKAVDDIFDYTLKLGGTISGEHGIGITKLDYMTKEIGPVEIKLMRDIKKAFDPAGILNPGKIF
- a CDS encoding LrgB family protein — protein: MIENTQKLWPHLSASPILWLTLTMLVFLAGLRIFVKSGRNPLLNPVMISVIAIVGLLKITGTDYQTYFKGAQFIHFLLGPATVVLAIPLYKQIGIIKKAFFPITLSLAIGSLTGILSAVTIARNLGGDKTVVLSLAPKSITTPIAMAVSEQIKGLPSLTAVVVVLTGITGAVMGDIILNKLRIKDEMARGLAFGVAAHGVGTAHAIQASQIAGAFAGLAMGLNGLFTAILLPGIINFIY